From a region of the Armatimonadota bacterium genome:
- a CDS encoding DoxX family membrane protein: MARVVVKDHVIEDPPVARFLFSSTTMAWVWLVVRVWVGYQWINAALHKISDPAWMQTGAALKGFWERAVAIPQGGRPPIAFDWYREFIRWLLNTQSYTWFAKLVTYGELLVGIALVLGAFVGVAAFFGALMNWNFMMAGAASTNPVLFTLAILLLLAWKVAGYIGLDYYLLAWLGTPWRPGRIFKMRDQNQSETSMA, translated from the coding sequence ATGGCAAGAGTCGTAGTCAAGGATCACGTGATCGAGGACCCCCCGGTGGCCCGGTTCCTCTTCAGCAGTACCACCATGGCCTGGGTCTGGCTCGTGGTGCGGGTCTGGGTGGGGTATCAGTGGATCAACGCCGCGTTGCACAAGATCTCCGACCCCGCCTGGATGCAGACGGGCGCTGCCCTGAAGGGTTTCTGGGAGCGGGCGGTAGCCATCCCGCAGGGGGGAAGGCCGCCCATCGCCTTCGACTGGTACCGGGAGTTCATCCGGTGGCTGCTGAACACCCAGAGCTACACCTGGTTCGCCAAGCTGGTCACCTACGGCGAACTCCTGGTGGGCATCGCCCTGGTGCTGGGCGCCTTCGTGGGCGTGGCCGCCTTCTTCGGCGCCCTGATGAACTGGAACTTCATGATGGCGGGAGCCGCCAGCACGAACCCCGTCCTCTTCACCCTGGCCATCCTGCTGCTGCTGGCCTGGAAGGTGGCCGGCTACATCGGGCTGGACTACTACCTGCTGGCCTGGCTGGGCACCCCCTGGCGGCCGGGACGGATATTCAAGATGCGCGACCAGAACCAGTCGGAGACCTCAATGGCCTGA
- the glyA gene encoding serine hydroxymethyltransferase, producing MALREQDPAVYTILEAERRRQLEGVELIPSENYVSAAVLAAMGSIFTNKYSEGYPGRRYYGGNEHVDEVERLAQERAKALFGTPHANVQPYSGSPANLAVYFTTCRPGDVVMGQNLPDGGHLTHGWSVSITGTYYRSVPYHVKADGYIDMEEVRRLAREHRPRLIWCGATAYPREFPFEEFAAVADEVDAYFAADISHVAGLIVAGVHKSPTPYAHVITTTTHKTLRGPRGAMILVTQRGLSRDPELAEKIDRAVFPGLQGGPHDHTTAAIAVALGEAMRPEFKAYGAQVVHNARALAASLAARGFTVVTGGTDNHMLLLDLTPTGPGRGLFLQEALDRVGITVNKNTIPGEPSTPFYPSGVRLGTPAATTRGMREGEMEQLAAWIAAVAERIEAFQMPADRKARARVLQEFRRTVQTDTTLARLREEVRRFCVRFPLPGM from the coding sequence ATGGCCCTGAGGGAACAGGATCCCGCTGTCTACACCATCCTGGAAGCAGAGCGACGTCGCCAGCTGGAAGGCGTCGAGCTCATCCCTTCCGAGAACTACGTCTCTGCCGCCGTGCTTGCGGCCATGGGGTCCATCTTCACCAACAAGTACTCGGAGGGCTATCCCGGACGGCGGTACTACGGCGGCAACGAGCACGTGGACGAGGTCGAGCGCCTGGCCCAGGAGCGGGCGAAGGCGCTCTTCGGCACCCCCCACGCCAACGTCCAGCCGTACTCCGGCAGCCCCGCCAATCTGGCCGTGTACTTCACCACCTGCCGGCCCGGGGATGTGGTCATGGGCCAGAACCTGCCCGACGGCGGCCACCTCACCCACGGCTGGAGCGTCAGCATCACCGGAACCTACTATCGCAGCGTTCCCTACCACGTGAAGGCGGATGGCTACATCGACATGGAGGAGGTGCGCCGCCTGGCCCGGGAGCACCGTCCCCGGCTGATCTGGTGCGGGGCCACCGCGTACCCCCGAGAATTCCCCTTCGAGGAGTTTGCCGCGGTGGCCGACGAGGTGGACGCCTACTTCGCCGCCGACATCTCCCACGTCGCCGGCCTGATCGTGGCCGGCGTGCACAAGAGCCCCACGCCCTACGCGCATGTCATCACCACCACAACCCACAAGACGCTGCGCGGTCCTCGCGGCGCCATGATCCTGGTCACCCAGCGCGGGCTGTCCCGGGACCCGGAGCTGGCCGAGAAGATCGACCGTGCCGTCTTCCCCGGCCTGCAGGGCGGCCCCCACGACCACACCACCGCCGCCATCGCCGTGGCCCTGGGGGAGGCCATGCGCCCGGAGTTCAAGGCCTACGGGGCGCAGGTGGTGCACAACGCCAGAGCCCTGGCCGCCAGCCTGGCTGCCCGCGGCTTCACGGTGGTCACCGGCGGCACCGACAACCACATGCTGCTGCTCGACCTGACCCCCACCGGCCCGGGGCGCGGCCTCTTCCTGCAGGAGGCCCTGGACCGTGTGGGCATCACCGTGAATAAGAACACCATCCCCGGCGAGCCCAGCACCCCCTTCTATCCCTCCGGGGTCCGCCTGGGCACGCCCGCCGCCACCACCCGGGGGATGCGCGAGGGGGAGATGGAGCAGCTGGCGGCCTGGATTGCCGCCGTAGCCGAACGGATCGAGGCGTTCCAGATGCCCGCCGACCGCAAGGCCCGCGCCCGGGTGCTGCAGGAGTTCCGCCGGACCGTACAGACCGACACGACCCTGGCCCGCCTGCGCGAAGAGGTCCGCCGTTTCTGCGTGCGCTTCCCCCTCCCGGGGATGTAA